From a region of the Falco peregrinus isolate bFalPer1 chromosome 5, bFalPer1.pri, whole genome shotgun sequence genome:
- the LOC114013364 gene encoding acrosin-like — MLLVVMDVLLLLVVLLAVCCPVHGTWDSCGGSCGRPIAFRYGKLRIVGGTDAQPGVWPWIVSIEAPLEGGMAHICGGSLIRSQWVLTSAQCFIEARNITMWQVVVGANRLTQLGPKAQVRNIKRLLVHQHYSNVTQRNDIALLELEQPVQCNSYVQLACVPDASLRVSELTECYVSGWGARIARAGGSAYVLQEAQVHLIDAGVCNSSGWYRGAIHTHNICAGYPQGGIDTCQGDSGGPLVCQEKSADYVWLVGVTSWGMGCARAKKPGVYTSTQHFYNWILEQMGLHTTVTTTARPQPAFASTPVQRPRPTPIEVGRFTPCPFPVQKLRDLLTRLQEFVHFLKGGNV, encoded by the exons atgttgCTGGTAGTGATGGatgttctcctcctcctcgttgtcctgctggccgtgtgctgtcctgtgcacggcacatgggatagttgtgg GGGGAGCTGTGGGCGGCCCATTGCTTTTCGCTATGGCAAGTTGCGTatcgtgggtggcacagatgcccagccaggggtctggccctggatcgtcagcatcgAGGCTCCCTTGGAAGGAGGCATGGCGCACATTTGCGGAGGCTCCCTCATCAGGtcacagtgggtcctcacatCAGCCCAATGCTTCATCGAGGccag gaaCATCACCATGTGGCAGGTGGTGGTTGGAGCCAACCGGTTGACTCAGCTGGGACCTAAGGCCCAGGTGCGCAACATCAagcggctgctggttcaccagcactacagTAATGTCAcacagaggaacgacattgccttgctggaactggagcagcctgtccagtgcaacagctacgtacagcttgcctgcGTGCCCGatgcctcgctgagagtctcggAGCTGACAGAgtgctacgtcagtggctggggtgccaggatTGCAAGAG ctggaggatcggcgtatgtgctgcaggaggcccaggtgcACCTCATTGATGCCggggtctgtaacagcagcggctggtacagaggggccatccacacccacaacatctgtgctggctatccgcagggtggcatcgacacctgccag ggggacagcggtgggcctcttGTGTGCCAAGAGAAGAGCGCGGACTATGTCTGGCTTGTTGgtgtgaccagctgggggatgggctgtgcgagagcaaagaagcccggagtctacacctccacccagcacttctacaaCTGGATCCTGGAACAGATGGGCCTGCACACAACAGTAACgactactgcaaggccacagccagcCTTCGCCTCCACTCCTGttcagaggccaaggccaacacCAATAGAAGTGGGAAGGTTTACGCCCTGCCCATTTCCAGTGCAGAAGCTGCGGGATTTActtactcggctgcaggagtTTGTGCATTTCCTAAAGGGAGGAAATGTTTGA